CACGATCATAATGAAAGCCGGTTGATACTCAACCGGAAAACCTATAATATCAGTACTAGATCGACAAATATTACACGGGCGAGGTGAAAGAGATCGAAAGCATGAAGATTTACTACTACGGCGATCAGTGTCCCTGGAATTCATGGGCGCGCGGAGAGGCGAAAAAGGCTGCGGATTATCTGAGGTTATCGATTGAGGAGTTCGACATCACACATCTATCGCCCCCCGTCGGGCTCTTCTTCCCGTTCTCGATCCTCCTGAAAGGCATCACGATTGCCGGTCCCGTTCCCGCTCAACGACTGATAAAAATCTTAAAAACCGGGAAACCATCTGAATATTTCGAGCCGTATTCGCCAAACCCGAAGGGATCGTGCGACTCCATAAGGCTCTATTCGGGCGAGACGATCGTAGATGCGTGCCGCATATGCACTAACGGCGATAACTTCGGCATAGCCGAAAAGGGGGCCTGGCTGGAGAGGTTCGGCGGCAAAGATCACCTCTGCGCCGGAGCCGTGGCCTACTCGGGCGGCAGACCCGTAGCCTTCTGCGAGGCTATTCCCTCTCTCGAGTCACCTTACGCTATCCCGGCCGAAGACTCAATGGCCTTTATAAATTGCATTTACAACGCCATAATTGAACCTCTTGACTACAGGGTCGGATTGCTTGACTTTTTTCTTGGACGGCTGAGAACTCTGGGATATTCAAAGGTCGGCGTTCTCTCGGGGCTTCGCGCTCCCTTCCCGAACGGTCCCGAATCCTTCTTTCTTGAGATGGGGTTCACCCGGACGCGAAGAATACCCGGTACGATACTTATGAATTCCGGCATCGACGAGATAGTCTTTCTGTCCAGAGAGCTCTGAGATCCCTGCTAAAGGCGGAATCGATCGATATCTTTCAAACTCGATTTCTGCCGATGTACCCATTTGGCACCTTATCGCAGTTATCCATCGTTGAATCGCCATCTGTCAACTGTAAGTTCTAAGTGATGCTCTGTTTTCGAGATAAAACTCATGGTCGAATACGGAATGACCCCGCTGGAAGCTACTATGGCGGCTACAAAGATGAACTCCGAGCTCTCTGGAATCCAAGAGTTTACCGGGGCCCTTTCTCACGAATATCATCACTCCGGAAGGGCCTTTCTGAGGAGACCTGTGGAACTAAAAATCCAGGATCAAGGGGACTTAATTTACTCTCGTTTTGAGGTGCAGGAGATAGAATTTATAACCGGTATGGTCATTCAGGTCTCCTGATTGTCCCGCAGGAATGCAGCAAATCTTCAGCCTTCTACAAGCATCAAATTCCAGGATTACGACTCTTCAATCTCAAAAAGGACTCCTTCTCGTGTCAGCATCATGAAAAAAGCTATTCGGCAGTTATCGCTATACGGAATCCTACACCGTCTCGCTTATATGTCGGATCGAGTTTCTCGCGATCGGCGACTCTCACCAACCTCTCAATACTGAAAAAACTTCCCCCTCTGATAACTCTCTCCGTACCAACGCTGACAAATGGATTTGTCTTAGCCTGAGAAGTGTACGCTGAGTACATATCGCTACACCACTCGTGAACGTTGCCGCTCATATCATAAATCATGAGTACGTTAGGCGTTTTCAGTCCTATCGGCCAGGTTGTTATCCTCCCGACATTTTCGTTGTATGAATTTTCGCGGTACCAGGCAACATCACCGGCGATGTCGCCTCCCGAGTATTTGAATGGCGATTTGCTTTTTCCGCCTCTTGCCGCATATTCCCATTCAGCTTCGGTTGGCAGGCGGTATCCCACAACTTCCGAGGGATTTAAGGTGATCTCTCCGTCAGAATCGAGAAGATTTCCCAGGCCGTCATAAGCAATTGGGAGTCCCGCTCTTTCGCTGAGCCAGTTGCAGTAACTGATCGCATCCCACCAGGATACAAAAATCACCGGTCGTTTGCCCCGCCCCCATCCTGCATCTGCCGGTTTCGTCCTTTCTGTATCATCGCAGAACGCATCGAACTCGTCGAAAGTCACCTGATACTTCCCGATGTAATAGTCATACGTGATGGTTACGTCGTGTGTTGGGGTTTCATCGTCATAACCGTCTCCCCAGGTGTCTCCCATCGTGAATTGTCCACCCTCCACCAGAATCATCTGTTTTATAGAGGTGAAGTTCCACACAACAATATTCGAAATAGCATTTTTATCGTCAATTGCCCTGACTTCAAAAGTGTGAGCTCCAGATGTGTAATCGTTCCATGTATAAGTGGTTTGAAGGGCAACATCTTCCCAGATCAGCCCGTCTTTTCTGCATTCGTACTTTTTGATTGTTCCATCCGGATCATCTCCGCTCCATGTGAAAGTTCCAGTCGTTGTTTCGACTATTCCTTCAAGTCCACTGGCCTTCTGAACTACGGGAGGTTGATTTTCCTTCTTTGGACACCCCGTAAGAAACACGATCGCTGTAAGAATAAGAATAGCAAGGAGCTTCTTCATACTTTTACCTCCTCTCCGGTGTTCTCAATTCCACACATGATAACAAACAAATATGCCTCTTTGAACCTCATAAGGTTCTTCGTTGGTTTACTCCAAACTGTATGGGAATCTGGTTTCAAAGCCTTAAAAAACCATTCCATATGTACTTCTTGAATTTAATGATAGTTCAGAGAATTGGTCCGTGTTTTTTAGTCTATCATACATAATTGTCCTGGCAAATAGCGAACATCTGTCAGAAAAAACGGAACTCTGCCAAGTAATAAAGAGCATTCGAAAGTGCCGTCTTTTTTGCGCCCTCGACGAAGATCGTCATTTGTAAAGGATATTTGGGTATGAGAAGATTCCTGATCCTCCCTCAATTAGACACCATATCCAATAAACAAATCAGCAACAATTGAGGTAATCCAGAATAGGGTCATTAAGCACAAACTTCGAGAAGGCAAGAGTAACAACCGTTAGAAACAGTGCCGTTACTCTGGACAGGAGATCATCTCTGCCCCCTTTTCTGGGAATCTCCAATCTGACTCTTTCATTTTCTGGAACAGCCTCTCTATCTTCCATCGCTTTGAATATGTCTGTGAGTGCTTCTGCTTGAAGCTCGAATCCTTCTTTCTCGATTTCGGTCTCACTATGGCCCTTAGATCGCCTTCTTTGGTGAATTGGGACAAGAAGTTCCCTTTGAAATATCCCCTATCGGCTATAATCAGACCGTTGAGATTGTCGAGCATCTCCTTTCCAACTCTAGCATCGTCTTCGTTGGCCTGGGTCAGCTTGAATTTGACGGGTATCCCTTCTTCAGTAATTATGAAATGTCCCTTCTTTCCCCAAAAGAATCCGTCCCTGTTCTTGCCGAACTTCAGATTCTTACACTTTTTTATCCCCTGACTGGTGATGTCCTTTATCGGTGTCGAGTCGATTATGTATGTTCCGCCTTTTATGCTTTCTATGATTCTCCTGCTTATAGCTTCAATATCTAGCCTTCTCAGTCTATATGATAATGTCTGCCTGGACGGAAGCTCACCTATCACTTTCAGCAGCCTCTTCTTTCCTTCGATCATTTTGTACATCTCAACGATTGAGCTACAACGGAAAAGTATGAAAATCACATACAACAACACTATCGTTCTGTCCGAGTACTCTCTGGGTCTTCCTTTAACCTGCCTGTGCGCAGGTATTATCTCTCTCACCGCTTCCTTCACTTTTCTTATGTCCTTTGGTGTTATCATTTCTTCGGGACTCTCTCCTTTCGTTTTGTTTTTCTCATACAAAAAACATTCTAAATGGAGTTGAGTCCCTTTTCTTTTGACTTATTTCCTTCCTCGCCTATTTATTGGATACGGTCTTACAAATTCCTAATAATAGAAGTCGCAGCGATTTAGTTTGATTTTTTAATCATTATCTGACAATTCATATATTTACTTTTCGAATAAAATTGTGGTCGATCATTTGATATTATAAACAATTTTTTGTTATAATTAGTTTCACTGATCTAACCATGGATTGAGAGATTTTGATTCTGCGGATAATAGGGGGATATTAGTAAAATGAGGCTCGTTCCGAGAGCAAAAACCGAAGTCAAGAGCTTGAAGTTCTCTGTAGGTGTGTTGACAATCGTAATGATCGTTGCAAGTATTTACACAACATACTGCGTTGTAACACGATACGACATGCTAATCCAAAACCCAATATTGTGGAGCCTTGTCGCGGGTGTATATGTTTTTACGGGCCTGTCAGTAATCTATTATCTTATACTTGGCAGAGCCTATAGAAAGATGAGAAATAGTTTCTGAGCTCTTTTTGCCTTTATCCAGAAAAAAATGGCCTTGAAAGGGGCTAAATAATAGTGCATTTTTCTATGATGAATAATTCTTTCAGTTGAAAAAGCCGATGTTCGCTGTATAGAGTTCTTTAAAGGTATTTTTTCTCTCTTTCATGTAAAAACTGTATTCGGCCCGGGGTTCCACCCGGTCGTACTTTTTCTTTATATCTTCAACGACTTTTTCGAGAGCCTTGCCGCTCGTGGCGGATAGAGCGATCAGGGCGGCGCCTGTCGCCGAGTCGTACTGGCGGGGCGAGACCAGTAGTTCGTGGTCGAGCAAGGTGGCGATCAGCTGTAGTAGAACTTCGCTCCTTGCACCGCCGCCTGAAACGCAGATCTGGTTCGGTTCGAGCGCCGTTCTCTTTATTTCGTCATCTATCATGCTTATGTCCAGGGCAATGGCTTCGAAAACCGCACTCAAGATCTCTTTTCTGCCTGTTTCCATGGACAGCCCGAAGAGAATTCCTCTGGCTCTGGGGTTGTTGAAAGGGGTGCGCGCTCCTCCAAAAAACGGTAGCAGGATCATGTTTGATGGTTCGTATTCTTCCGCTCCAAAGCCCGACAACAGACTCTCTTTCTCGTACCTGTCAAGGCCGAACAGTCTGTCGGTCACCCAGTCAGTGAGGAGGCCGCCGCAGCTGGTAGCGCCACCGGCGGTGAATGATCCCGGGACGGCACCGGTTTCCACGAATAGGGCGGGTGATCTTACAGGTCTGTCGAGACACTGGATGTAAATCGAGGTCCCTCCAAGCGAGATGGAGACGTTTCCTGGCTCGAGGCAGGCGTTAGTTATGGTGTCGGAGCAGGCGTCTCCCGTTCCTGTGAAGACCGGGGTCCCATAACCAAGACCCGTTTCTTCGCAGGCCAATCTCGTTACCGTACCGGTAAGATCCGTTGCCCATTTTATATCGGGAATAATATCTGTCGAAAGGTCTGCGTGATCGAAGGGATCTTTGAAAATTTCCAGGGTGTTGAGGTTTATGAGGTTGCCCGCCGAAAGGGAGAACATATCCGAGGCAAATTGGC
This portion of the Mesotoga infera genome encodes:
- a CDS encoding GNAT family N-acetyltransferase — encoded protein: MKIYYYGDQCPWNSWARGEAKKAADYLRLSIEEFDITHLSPPVGLFFPFSILLKGITIAGPVPAQRLIKILKTGKPSEYFEPYSPNPKGSCDSIRLYSGETIVDACRICTNGDNFGIAEKGAWLERFGGKDHLCAGAVAYSGGRPVAFCEAIPSLESPYAIPAEDSMAFINCIYNAIIEPLDYRVGLLDFFLGRLRTLGYSKVGVLSGLRAPFPNGPESFFLEMGFTRTRRIPGTILMNSGIDEIVFLSREL
- a CDS encoding formylglycine-generating enzyme family protein, with protein sequence MKKLLAILILTAIVFLTGCPKKENQPPVVQKASGLEGIVETTTGTFTWSGDDPDGTIKKYECRKDGLIWEDVALQTTYTWNDYTSGAHTFEVRAIDDKNAISNIVVWNFTSIKQMILVEGGQFTMGDTWGDGYDDETPTHDVTITYDYYIGKYQVTFDEFDAFCDDTERTKPADAGWGRGKRPVIFVSWWDAISYCNWLSERAGLPIAYDGLGNLLDSDGEITLNPSEVVGYRLPTEAEWEYAARGGKSKSPFKYSGGDIAGDVAWYRENSYNENVGRITTWPIGLKTPNVLMIYDMSGNVHEWCSDMYSAYTSQAKTNPFVSVGTERVIRGGSFFSIERLVRVADREKLDPTYKRDGVGFRIAITAE
- a CDS encoding transposase, producing the protein MITPKDIRKVKEAVREIIPAHRQVKGRPREYSDRTIVLLYVIFILFRCSSIVEMYKMIEGKKRLLKVIGELPSRQTLSYRLRRLDIEAISRRIIESIKGGTYIIDSTPIKDITSQGIKKCKNLKFGKNRDGFFWGKKGHFIITEEGIPVKFKLTQANEDDARVGKEMLDNLNGLIIADRGYFKGNFLSQFTKEGDLRAIVRPKSRKKDSSFKQKHSQTYSKRWKIERLFQKMKESDWRFPEKGAEMISCPE
- a CDS encoding xylulokinase, with amino-acid sequence MKERELFAGYDIGTTSSKISIIDLEGRIVASAKVTHSQSFSDDGYPEQDARVWWQDFLKLTAMAGKEISLSSIKAIGLSSMCPNVLPVSDDGIPLRKSFMYGIDQRAVKEIESLNDFMREFGDNPLYTEYSSQSILPKILWMRKNEPQIFEKTTRVLTANGYIAFRLTGQFASDMFSLSAGNLINLNTLEIFKDPFDHADLSTDIIPDIKWATDLTGTVTRLACEETGLGYGTPVFTGTGDACSDTITNACLEPGNVSISLGGTSIYIQCLDRPVRSPALFVETGAVPGSFTAGGATSCGGLLTDWVTDRLFGLDRYEKESLLSGFGAEEYEPSNMILLPFFGGARTPFNNPRARGILFGLSMETGRKEILSAVFEAIALDISMIDDEIKRTALEPNQICVSGGGARSEVLLQLIATLLDHELLVSPRQYDSATGAALIALSATSGKALEKVVEDIKKKYDRVEPRAEYSFYMKERKNTFKELYTANIGFFN